AGGTTTTGTTCTTTCCCGACCAACATCTGGGCAGGAACACGGGGGTCAAGCTCGGCTTCGATTCAGACTCGGATATGGCCCTCTGGGATCCCTTTAAACCTTTAGGTGGAAACAGCGCCGAAAAGTTGAAGGCGTCCAAGTTCATTTTGTGGAAAGGGCATTGCTCAGTTCACAAGCGGTTTACGGTTGAGCAGATTTCCCAAGCCAGGGCCGAGCATCCGGGTGTTCAGGTTGTGGTCCATCCAGAATGCCCGCTTGACGTGGTGCGGGCCGCAGACTACAACGGGTCGACGGAACACATCATCAAGTTGGTTTCGGATTCTGATCCGGGCTCTGTTTGGGCTGTGGGTACGGAGGTGAATTTGGTGCAGCGATTGGCCAAGGAGCTGCCGGATCGGACAGTTTTCTGCTTGGATCCTGAGATTTGCCCTTGTTCGACCATGTATCGGATCCACCCGAGTTTCCTTTGCTGGGTGTTAGAGGAGTTGGTGGCCGGGCGCGTTGTCAACCAAGTGGTTGTCCCGGATGAAGTTGCAATTCCGGCGCGGTTGGCGTTGCAGCAAATGCTCTCCTTGGAACCCCGTGTCCGTGACTGACCGCTTTTTTGAACCAGGGCGTTGGTTGCGCGGCAGGCCACTGGGGGGCCCAGAACGCACGACGGTGCGAATGCCGGGTGACCACATCTCAGGTGGAGGAGTTCATGGCCGGTCTCTTAAGGCCAATTCGAGGACTTGGTCCGCCGTGTTAACGAATGTGAATTCCATTTGTTGGCGCACAGCATCTGGCAAATCGTCGAGGTCGCGCTCGTTTTCGGCCGGAAGGATGACTTTGCGGATGCCGGCCCGGTGGGCGGCCAAAACCTTTTCGCGGATGCCGCCGACGGGCAAGACGTGTCCGCGCAAGGTGATTTCGCCGGTCATGGCAATGTCGCACCGAACGGGCCGGCCGGTGTAGGCACTGGCTATGGCGGTGAGGATGGTGACACCGGCCGAAGGGCCGTCTTTGGGCACGGCGCCCTCGGGAACGTGGATGTGAATGTCGTAACGGAACTCATGTCCGCTGAGGTGCGCCTGGTTTTGCCTTAGGTAGCTCATGGCCGCGTGGGCGGACTCCTTCATGACATCGCCGAGCGAACCGGTCAACTGGATGGTCGG
This window of the Armatimonadota bacterium genome carries:
- the nadA gene encoding quinolinate synthase NadA, which translates into the protein MGAGCSGHCRGSPGGSFGPGPGMTRQAPLPADYASATADELRARIFAAKQALGSRLVVLGHHYQRDEIIEFADYRGDSYKLAKDAGAHPGAEFIVFCGVHFMAESADILTSANQKVILPNMAAGCSMADMAGIFQVRSCWRQLEELGITGIIPVTYINSAANLKAFVGEHHGTVCTSTNAPVAVEWALGQGEKVLFFPDQHLGRNTGVKLGFDSDSDMALWDPFKPLGGNSAEKLKASKFILWKGHCSVHKRFTVEQISQARAEHPGVQVVVHPECPLDVVRAADYNGSTEHIIKLVSDSDPGSVWAVGTEVNLVQRLAKELPDRTVFCLDPEICPCSTMYRIHPSFLCWVLEELVAGRVVNQVVVPDEVAIPARLALQQMLSLEPRVRD